Proteins found in one Perca fluviatilis chromosome 9, GENO_Pfluv_1.0, whole genome shotgun sequence genomic segment:
- the LOC120565783 gene encoding lipoprotein lipase, with product MKAWRLRFLYFLVLNAAVQYVTSLEEELSDSIFGNFLDPLKDLFDHKDDSNQSVAKFSLRKPSHPDEDLCYIVPGKPDSLAACTFNSTSKTFLVIHGWTLSGMFQSWVAKLVSALYDREQTANVIVVDWLTSAQNHYVVAAQNTKTVGHEIARFIDWIEETTNMPLENIHLIGYSLGAHVAGFAGSHATNKVGRITGLDPAGPDFEGEHAHRRLSPDDAHFVDVLHTFTRGSLGLSIGIQQPVGHVDIYPNGGSFQPGCNLRGALEKIANFGLFAITDAVKCEHERSVHLFIDSLLNEQEASKAYRCGSNDMFDRGMCLSCRKSRCNAVGYDISKVRKARNVQMYTKTRASMPFRVYHYQLKIHFSSKVNRSEMEPSLTVSLYGTKGEAENLELKLKEKIATNRTHSFLLVTEKDIGDLLMLKFKWEETNGWSASNMLKMVSSWWSGDSDSGDMEVHKIRVRAGETQQKMVFCVKDPEAQKLTQEVTFVKCKDAWRTNLTSTPKRVTLENH from the exons ATGAAAGCGTGGCGACTTCGGTTTCTGTACTTTCTGGTGTTGAATGCAGCTGTGCAGTATGTGACGTCTCTGGAAGAAGAGCTCTCCGATTCTATTTTTG GTAACTTCCTCGACCCTCTGAAAGACTTGTTTGACCACAAGGATGACAGCAATCAAAGTGTCGCCAAATTCTCCCTCAGAAAACCATCCCATCCCGATGAGGACCTGTGCTACATCGTTCCAGGCAAACCTGACTCCCTGGCAGCCTGCACCTTTAACAGCACCTCCAAAACCTTCCTGGTAATCCACGGATGGACG TTGAGTGGGATGTTTCAAAGCTGGGTGGCGAAGCTGGTATCAGCGCTGTACGACAGAGAGCAGACGGCCAACGTCATCGTGGTGGACTGGCTCACCTCGGCACAGAACCACTATGTAGTTGCAGCTCAGAACACCAAAACAGTGGGACACGAGATCGCTCGCTTCATCGATTGGATCGAG GAAACCACCAACATGCCTCTAGAGAACATCCACCTGATTGGCTACAGCCTCGGGGCTCATGTGGCAGGATTTGCTGGAAGCCACGCAACTAATAAAGTCGGAAGAAtaactg gTCTGGACCCAGCTGGTCCTGACTTTGAGGGAGAGCATGCACACAGGCGTCTGTCCCCGGATGACGCTCACTTTGTGGACGTCCTCCACACCTTCACACGGGGCTCCCTGGGTCTCAGCATCGGGATCCAGCAGCCTGTCGGCCACGTAGACATTTACCCAAACGGCGGCAGCTTCCAGCCGGGCTGCAACCTCAGGGGGGCCCTGGAGAAGATCGCTAACTTTGGGTTATTTG CTATTACTGATGCAGTGAAGTGTGAACACGAGCGCTCTGTCCACCTGTTCATCGACTCTCTGCTGAACGAGCAGGAAGCATCCAAGGCCTACAGATGCGGCAGCAACGACATGTTTGACCGCGGCATGTGTCTCAGTTGCCGCAAAAGCCGTTGCAACGCAGTGGGCTACGACATCAGCAAGGTCCGCAAGGCGCGCAACGTTCAGATGTACACCAAAACACGAGCCTCCATGCCTTTCAGAG TTTACCACTATCAACTGAAGATCCACTTCTCCAGTAAGGTGAATCGTTCAGAGATGGAGCCGTCACTCACTGTCTCACTGTACGGTACAAAAGGAGAGGCTGAAAACCTGGAGCTTAAACT AAAGGAGAAAATAGCGACGAATAGGACACATTCATTCCTGCTCGTGACAGAGAAAGATATTGGAGATTTGTTAATGTTGAAGTTTAAATGGGAGGAGACAAACGGTTGGTCAGCCTCCAACATGTTGAAGATGGTTTCCTCTTGGTGGTCCGGTGACTCAGACAGTGGCGACATGGAGGTTCATAAGATCCGCGTCCGAGCTGGCGAGACCCAACAAAA GATGGTGTTCTGTGTAAAAGACCCTGAAGCGCAGAAATTGACACAAGAGGTCACATTTGTTAAATGTAAGGATGCGTGGAGGACGAACCTGACAAGTACTCCAAAAAG AGTAACTCTGGAGAACCACTGA